In Larimichthys crocea isolate SSNF chromosome XXII, L_crocea_2.0, whole genome shotgun sequence, the genomic stretch ATTGATCAGGCATTGATCAGACATTGATCAGGCATTGATCAGACATTGATCAGACATTGATCAGGCATTGATCAGACATTGATCAGACATTGATCAGACATTGATCAGACATTCATCAGACATTGATCAGACATTGATCAGGCATTGATCAGGCATTGATCAGACATTGATCAGACATTGATCAGACATTGATCAGACATTGATCAGGCATTGATCAGGCATTGATCAGACGTCTGGTCTCACCTCGTCTTTCGCCTGGAACAGGAACTCTTTCCCGTCACCGAGCCTGCAGAGAGTTCAGacacatgaaatattaagtATAGCGGTGATGATGAGCGTACCGGATCAGAACACCTCATTGGATCAGAACACCTCATTGGATCAGGACACCGGATCTCTCCTCACCTGAGCTTGAACACGTGTTTCCTCTTCTTGTAGTCGTGGGCGACCTCGCACACGGCCTCCCCGAGGCTGATGGGAACCTCGCTGTGGTATGGAATGCCGTTGCTCGCGCTCTTTCCGTCTTTGTAGAAACCGAGACTTCCTTTTCTTAAGACGCAGTAGACGTTCTGCCAGGACCTGCCGGAGAGACGAGACGCGGGTCAGGACAAAGACCCGATCCAGCAGCAAAGAGGACAGCACCTGGACTCTGAGGGCTCACCTGGTCGCcgccttcttgctgtgagactCCATTTCCTGTTTTCGACACAGCATCCCCTCCATGGTCTCCGGCTCTGACTCCGCCCCCCCTCTGCTCGGTAGCGTGGCGGACTGCTCGAGGCGAGAGGACGCCAGCCCGCTGTCCCGACCCGGTCCGTTTACAGACTCGGACTCGGAGCCCTGTGGGTCAAAGCAGATTGTGAGTGTCGGCAGAAAAAGACACCGTCGGGCGGACGCGGTAAGCAGCgaagcagccaatcacagccacACATGAGAAGCCATGATGACGCCGCTGTGATGGCTGATTACCTGAGCGTGGCGCCGGTTCTGAAGGTCCACATGTTAGAGAGCTCAGTCATGTGGACACACATGGAAACATGCGCTGAACACGgtttcaacatttcaaacatgaaacaataacaataataatcgAAGAAACGATCAACAGAAACTCTAAAGACTCAAAACAAACTTCAACAGGTCGTAAACTTTATGGTCAATGGACATTTGGGTCTTTTCTACCAATCACATGACTCCACACATCACAGGGAGCGAACACATGAAGCACTCGTGTCCTGGTCACTGTGAGCTCGTCAACAGTCGCTCATGTCCTGGTCACTGTGAGCTTGTCAACAGTCGCTCGTCAACAGTCGCTCGTGTCCTGGTCACTGTGAGCTTGTCAACAGTCACTCGTGTCCTGGTCACTGTGAGCTTGTCAACAGTCGCTCGTCAACAGTTGCTCGTGTCCTGGTCACTGTGAGCTTGTCAACAGTCGCTCGTGTCCTGGTCACTGTGAGCTTGTCAACAGTCGCTCGTGTCCTGGTCACTGTGAGCTTGTCAACAGTCGCTCGTGTCCTGGTCACTGTGAGCTTGTCAACAGTCGCTCGTCAACAGTTGCTCGTGTCCTGGTCACTGTGAGCTTGTCAACAGGTCGCCGGGAGTCCTGTCACTTGAGCTTGTCACAGTCGCTGTGGCCTGGTCACTGTGAGCTTGTCAACAGTCCTCGTGCCTGTCACTGTGAGCTTGTCAACAGTCGCTCGTGTCCTGGTCACTGTGAGCTCGTCAACAGTCGCTCGTGTCCTGGTCACTGTGAGCTCGTCAACAGTCGCTCGTGTCCTGGTCACTGTGAGCTCGTCAACAGTCGCTCGTGTCCTGGATCAGCTTCATGTTGTCAAACACAGATGATGACGTGGTGATGAAGAGACACAGTGATGGTTGGTGACGGAGCGATGGGGGCTCACAGAAGCGGCGCTGCAGTTGACCAGGAGCTGAGCGGAGGGTGACGGAGGGTGAcggagggggtggggtgggggcgGGCGTAGCTACAAAGCGGACcatggttctggttctgggttTGGTACTCACACGATCCGGCTGCTTTGGCTTACACACACGTTTAGGCTCGGATTTCTTTCCCGCTGACAACGAGAGCGACAACGACAGCTGGCAGAGACGCAACAAGGAGGCCAAACATGTCAAGGAACACGTCAGAACTTTtctcagacaaacaaagaactaggtccaaaaacatcaacagaacCAGAAGACCAGAACACAGACAGTGTTTAACTGCCATCGCCTCCTCTCTAACACAGTGGTATGTGAGCTCCCTCTGGTGGTTCACAGAAGAatcacagtgtaaacagaggTAGACTTTAAAAACTCAGACTAGAAGTTTGGATCAGGACTAGAGAGTTCTGTAGCTGAACGGGTCGAGCTTCACGTCTGTCGTGATGGTCATACTTCTACAGCCTGACATCTTCTCACGATGTAAAACGTCTGACAAACATTTGACAAATACTGATCTAACGTACATGAAGTCCTCCTTCTAACCAATCCCAGGGTCCGACTGAACCAGGTCCAGAATCACCTGAAAACCTGCCGCTGCTCCTGAACGTCACTGATCGACCTGAATGTTTCATGAATACTttgataaaacatttgtaactgGATGAAGATGATGTCATCGATGGGTTACATCACGTctctttaattcattcattgattaatCCGTGTCTTACTCAGGACACGAGGAGACGTCATGTGACGTCAGGATGAAACCTCGTTAACGGGACTCACCTGTGACGTGTCGTTGTCGCTGTGCACGCCGTTCACTGACACCGACTGGTTCAGAGTGGTCTGGTCCAAACTGGTTCTGTTCACATGGAGgagaaacattaaacatgttgagAAGAAATAAAGTCTGATGACCGttcactccacctcctcctccaccttccccacctcctcctccccctgcgTTACCTGGCTGCAGAGTCGTGGGCGTGGCTTTCTGTCTCTGACTGCACCACCTCCTCTGCTGGCGGAGGTGTTGGCGGTCGCCGTgctcgctcctcctcctcgagCCTCCTCTGGATCTCCTGCTCCTcgagctgaaaaacaaacagctgctcagTGAACCAGCTCCTCGCTTGTCACCGTGTCCGTCCTGCCCGGCTCGCGTCTCACCGTGGTCAGTTTCTCCAGCAGGATGAAGCGATCCTCCCACGCGGCGGCGAGCTTCTCGAAGGCGTCGTGGCGTTTGATCAGACTCTCCACTTCATCCACGTTAGTGCCGAGCTCGGCCGCGCGCACCAGAGGCTCCTGACCCGCCAACCAGGACTCCGCCACGTAGGCGTCACGTCCAAACTGCAGCACCTCCAACACTGAGGAGCCGAGAGGAgaaatgaatattcatgagcaGAAAGTTTCAGGTGAGACTCAGGTGAACGTCTCAAAGGTAAAGGTCAGTCCTCACAGCACGGCTCGTCTACACACCTCAAACTGGACCGACCCGTTTCATCTGCAGCGACACACCCGCTCCTACCTACACCTGTATGCTACACCACGCTACACCTGTATGCTACACCTGTATGCTACACCTGTGTGCTTCAACTGTATGCTACACCTCAACGCTACACCTGTATGTTACACCTGTATGCTACACCTGTGTGCTTCACCTGTATGCTACACCTGTATGCTACACCTCAACGCTACACCTCACGCTACACCTGTATGCTACACCTGTATGCTACACCTGTATGCTTCACCTGTATGCTACACCTGAACGCTACACCTGTACGCTACACCTGAATGCTACATCTGTATGCTTCACCTCAACGCTACACCTGAATGCTACACCTCAATGCTACACCTGTACGCTACACCTGTATGCTACACCTGAACGCTACACCTGTACGCTACACCTCAATGCTACACCTGTGTGCTACACCTGTGTGCTACACCTGAACACTACACCTGTATGCTACACCTGTACGCTACACCTCAACGCTACACCTGAACGCTACACCTGTATGCTTCACCTGAACGCTACACCTGAATGCTACACCTGTATGCTTCACCTCAACGCTACACCTGAACGCTACACCTCAATGCTACACATGTACGCTACACCTGTATGCTTCACCTGTACGCTACACCTGTACGCTACACCTGTATGCTTCACCTGTACGCTACACCTGTACGCTACACCTGAACGCTACACCTGTATGCTACACCTGAACGCTACACCTGAACGCTACACCTGTATGCTTCACCTCAACACTACACCTGTACGCTACACCTGTATGCGTCAACTCAACGCTACACCTGAACGCTACACCTGTATGCTACACCTGTGTGCTACACCTGTGTGCTACACCTGAACACTACACCTGAACGCTACACCTCAACGCTACACCTGTACACTACACCTCAACGCTACACCTGTATGCTATACCTGTACGCTACACCTCAACGCTACACCTGAACGCTACACCTGTATGCTTCACCTGTATGCTATACCTGTATGCTACACCTGAACGCTACACCTGAATGCTACACCTGTATGCTTCACCTCAACGCTACACCTCAATGCTACACCTGTATGCTACACCTGTGTGCTACACCTGAACGCTACACCTCAACGCTACACCTGTATGCTATACCTGTACGCTACACCTCAACGCTACACCTGAACGCTACACCTGTATGCTTCACCTGAACGCTACACCTGTATGCTACACCTGAATGCTACACCTGAATGCTACACCTCAACACTACACCTCAATACTACACATGTATGCTACACCTGTATGCTTCACCTGTACGCTACACCTGTACGCTACACCTGAACGCTACACCTGAACGCTACACCTGTATGCTCTGTTTAATGTCACGTATGGTCATGCTGACTCGAGGACTCGTACCGATCTGCAGGTGGTCCATCTTGTCCTGCCACTTCTTGTTGATCCGGTCTCTCTTCTCCTGGAGCTGAGTCAGCTTCTCTCGGATCTGTGAGTCACATGACATgaaaccatcacacacacacacacacacacagccagtgtgttctctgtacacattgacctctgacctcgtcAGATGCGTAGTGGTTGTTGTTGATCAGACTGTTTCCCATCTCGATGCAGGCGGTGAAGCTGTCTGCTCGCGTCTCGATCTCTGACTTGATGTCCTGATGATTGGCAATGACGAGCCCGGCAGAGGACACGTCCCTAAGAggacaaacagagaacagacagacagaggacagagaggacagacagaggacagacagaggacagacgtTAGGTTtgaacagactaacagactcATTGTCGTGTCATGAGTCTCCGCCCACCTCGGGCTGTCGTGGGCGTCGATCTGCAGGTTGACTCCGTCCATCCACAGCATCAGGTCTCGCACCATGTTGAAGAAGCGGAACTTCTCCACGGTGTCCAGCAGGAGGAGCCGGCGCGCCTGCCCCGCCTCCAGCAGAGCCTCCCACGCTGACGTCACAGCGTGCTCGCTCCGGTTAATGTCATCGGCTTTCTCGCCGGCGTACGCCTTCTGCAGCCGGGCGGCGTCGTCCTGCACCTGGTTCACCTGCAGGGGGCGGAGTCAGAGTGGTACACGGTCAGGTCGGGTTCCGTTAGAAGCTCACCTGAGATCTGTCTGATCAGCTGACCTGTCCGCTCAGCGCCTGGATGTCGTTTTCGAACGTGTTGTGCTGCCGGTGAAGATGCTGAACTGTGTTCAGGTCGCGGCCGAGGTCGGAGGGAAgcccctccctcttctctttgaCCCGGCCCAGCACCTCCATGGCGTCCTGGTGGAAGCGGTGCAGCTCGTAGGAGGCGGCTAACATCTGCGTGCGCGTATCGATCAGCTCCAGCAGGTCGGCCCACGCCTCGTTCAGCCCGTCCTTCCACTCTGCCACGCTGGCGTTCTCGGGATGGCCCGACTCGATGAGGTCATCCGCCAGCCCGTTCACACCGTCCACGCGCTCCTGGCCGATGGTGCTGGTGTCACGAGCGAACTCGCGGAACTTATCTCTCAGCATCTGAAACGAGGGCAGAGCGGGAATCAATTAACTCAGTTAGATCTCCTGAGCGGCGCCGCAGGTCTCTGAAGGACGTGACATAAAAACTCACGGTGACGTGTTCGTAGTCTTGTCCCAGTTCGTGCGAGCCAGCGACCACCTCCCTCTCAGCGATCCACTGCTCCAGGTCGTCCACCTCCCTCTTCAGCTGCGTCAGCCTCAGCCGCTCCTGCAGCCGCCCACGCCGCTCCTCCGCCAGGTCCTTCAGCCCGGCGTACAGTTTATCCACCTGAGCCTGCCGCAGAGTGATTCTCTCACTGTGAAGACAGGAAGTCAAACTTCAGTTCAACGCTCTGACAGCGTTCACTCAACGTTTGCTCAacgttcaggtgtgtgtgctctcaccTCTCGGGGTGTTCGCTGGTCACCATGAGGCGGCTGCTGTTGGCGAGCTGGTGGATGGTTTGGGCGTAGTCCTCGAGCGCCTGCTCCAGCGTCTGATGCTTCTTCACCATCACGAGGGCGCTCTGCTCGTCCTGCggcacaaacaggaagtggtcagAGCGTGATGGAGCGCTGGGAGTGGCTCCACGCCTCGCCCGGTCTCCAGTCTTACCTTGGCCTTCTCCTCGGACATCATGTGCAGCTCCTGCTCGCCCATCCACGCCTCGGCCTCTGCCGCGTCGGCGTAGAACTGCTGGGCTCGGTTGGCCTCGATCAGACGGGCGTGGCGTTTGTCCGTCTCTGCGATCAGCTGATCCCAGAGTTCACGCAGCTCGACGAGGCGCTCCTCCAGGACGGACTGCCTCTCTCCGTCGACCTGACTCTGAGTCTGTCCTCGTCTGTGGATGTCGTCGATGCGAGGCTGATGGCCCTGGATCTCCTTCTGCAGCGTCTgatcacaaacagacagacgcCTCACGTCAGTTTGTTCTTTCAGAATTCAGACACGCTGAGTGACGTTAACACAAAGTGCTCTGATGAATCACCTGGTTCTTCTTGATCAGGAGCTGCACGGTGGGCAGATCCTTCCCGTGATCGGTGGAGGTCGCCAGTGGCATCCTCTCCTTCACCCAGAGCTGAGAGACGAACAGaggaatgaataaaacatggagaCAGACGAACACTGACGGACTTTAAACCTGATCGGACTCACGATCTCATCCTCCAGATCTCTGTTGAACTGATGAGCTTCTTTGGAGGCGAGCAGCTGCTGCCTCCTCAGCCTCAGAGGCTCCTGGAGGTTGGAGAAGTTGTCGGTGACGCGTTGTTCCTGGTCGTGAACCTCGGTGAGTCCGGCGTCCTCCTGAGACAGAGCCAGAGCCTGAGACTGGAGGGACTGCACCTCCTTCTCCCTGACGTCCATCTGATGCTCCAACATCTGCACGGGGACGAAGACgtcagacatgaagacatgtttGACCTCATGCAGCTCAGGGTTCATTAAATCTGATCACATGACACCTGTGGTCTACCTGGTGCTTCTTGAGCAGGATGTTGACGCTGGTCAGGTCTTTGCCGTAGTCGTCGCTCTGCAGTTGACCCTCCAGGTTCTTCAGCCACACGTCTAGAGCGGAGCAGCTCTGCGTGAAGAGCTCGGCCCGGTTAGCGTCGAACAGACACTGGGCCTTGGTCTGGGTGGTTCCCTCCAGCTCCTCCCACTGACGCTGCAGGTCCTCCAGGGTCTGCTGGACGACCGGCTTCAGCTCCGGCTTCTCCGCCACCAGTGCCTGACCCTCCTGATAGAGACACAACAGGGACGAGGTGAGACAGATGATTGGAGGTTAGACAGACCTCGTTATGTTCATTCACGACGATCGTCACCTTGTCGATCTTATCCAGCCAGTCTTTGTTGGACTGCAGCTCGGCCATGAAGGCCTGATGCTTCTGCCACTTGCTGTGAAGGTTCCTGGCCTCGTCGTACGACATGTCCTGAGCCGTCAGCATCTTCTCATTGATCCACAGTGTGAGCTGCACAAAGACAGAGGACATGTCAGCTCACAGTGCTGCTCGTCTTCGTCTCTTTGGCTTCAATtcattgatttttgtgttttgtgatttgtgtgtgtgtgtgtgtgtgtgtgtgtgtgtgttctcacctcCTGTCCATCCTGGAGGAAGTGCTGAAGTTCTCGGTTGTCCTTGAGTTTTGTCAGGAGTTCGTTCGCAGCCTCTTTGTTCTTCAGATGTCTGCAGAGGATGAAGGAAGTGAGTCGCTCTGCAAACGTCTGATGGACACTCTGACTCACATCAATCTGATGTTTCTGCTCTCACCTCTCCTGGATGGAGTCCACCTTCTCCTGGATCTTGTCAGAGTTGGCGTTGCAGTCGTTAATGAGGCGCCGTCCGGCCTCCACCACGCCCGTTATCTTCTCCTCACTGGCCTCGGTGGTGGTGAGGAAGTCCTCATGTTTCTTAATGGCCTCCTCAGCTCCCTGAAGGCTGGTCGGCATCTCAGTGTGAGACAGGACGTACTcctacagagaggaggagcaggagcaggagcaggaggaggaggaggaggaggaggtgatatcatgtttgtttattcacttattattgttattcacATCATGACTTTAATGACACTTTGACGATGACAGTGATGTCGTGTTTGCTCACCTGGCTGTTGAGGAAAGCTTCTGCCTGCTTGGCGTCTCTCAGGAACGTCTGGAAGTCGAAGGCTTGAGCCAGCAGACTGTGCCGGTTCTCCCACATGCGGCGCAGCTCGTGCCAGCCGGTGTCCAGCGCCTGCAGCCTCTGGGCGAGGAACATGTGCTGGGCGTCGGTCTGACCCTGCGTCACCTCCTCGCCCACCGCCCTCATCTTCTCGTAGTCCTCCTTGTAGTTGTCCACTTCGTTCTTGATGCTCTCGTGCTGAGCGAGCAGACTCTCGGCCTCGGGCAGAGAGGTGGGGATGTCCTCCGAGGCCACGGCCGTCTGAGTGCGGGACAGCCACGACTGGAAGTCGTCCAGGTCGCGGAGGAAGCCCTGCAGCTTGCTGGCTTCGCCCAGCGACTCCTCACGCCTCTTCATGGTGGTGTTCAGCTCCTCCCACACCTCCTGGATCTCAGTCAGCCGTCCCTGGATCTCTCCGGCCTGGTCTGGATGTTCTTTGGCCAGTTTTTCTGCTTCGTTCCTCAGGTCGTCTAGTTTACCCTGAAGACgtgtgaaatgatttaaatgcaGAAGCAATGACTGATCATTAAACACGATGCATCACTGCAGGTGAGCTCTCGTACCTGAATGGCCTCCAGGTCTCTCTCCATGCCCGTCAGTTTCCTCTGCAGCGCCATCACTCCGGCCAGGTCGTTGCCGAGGCCCTGCGTGGACTCGATCACCTTGGTCTTCTCCCTCATCCAGGTCTGGATTTCGTTACACTCCAGATGGTAGTTCTGGATGTTCAGAGCCGACTCCAGGCCTTGTTTCTTCTGACCGGCCAGCTGCTCGAACTCCTTCCACCTACGAACCATGAAGACAACCGACATGAAACCTTCAgcgaacaaacacaaacacagtctttACTTAGCACTCTGTGCTCGCTCTCACCGGTTGTTCAGCTGGTCTCGGGTCTGGTGGATCTGGTCTTTGTTGCAGTTGTCGGAGCTCAGGAGCTGCTCGGCAACCTGATTCACGTCACTGACACGAGAGCTCAGGTTGTTCATCTCCGGCTCCAGAGTCTCGAACctgcagacagaagaaagaaacatcGTTCACTCGTCCTGAAAAGACATCAGCATCATTAACTCAGGGCTCAGACTGACCTCTGCTGCACCACCTCCAGGTCCTCCAGCTTGGTGGGGATCTCCATACCATCTAACcactgctccttctcctccacccacaGCTGACAGGCTCCAGCTTCGCTGAACATGCGGTACAGGGCGAGGGCGCCCTCCAGGGCCTGACGCCGGGCTGCAGACAGAGACTCCAACTCTTCATAGCGCTGCTCGATAGCCGGCAGACGCCCGTCAACCTGCAGGCGGAGATAGACGATCAGTTATCGCTGCACCACAGCGTGACACCATCAGTATGACAGTATAAAGACGGAGCGCACAGACCTCTGGGTAATGTAAGTAGGCCTCCGGCAGGGCCTGGACCTGCTCGTGGAGCGAGTCGATGACCGGGTGGTGGCTCTGGATCTCCTCCTCGATCTCCCTCTGCTTGCGAGCGAGCGTTTGGGTGGAGAACTCATCGTGTCCGACCTCCTGACTGGACACCTGACGGAGCGTCTCCATGATCCAGGCCTCCATGTCGTTGGCATCTGTTTGAAACTGGTGCAAGGCCACGGCCTCCTTCAGGCTCTGCTCTCTGAGTTTGGTGGTCTGTGGGAGGACAGGAAGACATTAGAGGGCGTAGCTTCATACATCTAGAACTACACAGAACATGAGCAccacccacctcctccagaTGAGCCCACTGTGCTTGGATGTCCTGGATCCTCTCGGTGACCTCGGGGGCTCCGAAGTGTCCCTCGTTAATCAGAGCCTCGCCGGCAGCGATGCTGTTACTCAGCGGGCCGTACCGAGCCGCCATCTCGTCCCTGAACGCCTCGTGTTTGCTGAGCAGGTGAAGGGCGGAGGTGAGGTCACGTCCACAGTCTCCGCTGGCGAGGATCTGCTCCTGCTCTCTGATCCAGGCCGCCTCCTCGCCCAGATCCCACATGAACTGCCACAGCCGCCGCGAGTCCTCCAGGCGCTCCCGGCGGTTCCCGGCGAGCTGACCGAGCTCGTCGTAGGACTGACCCAGAAGGTCGACCTTCTCGCTGACCAGCCCGGGCTCGCACGGTTTGTAGGCTGCGATCACAAGAACACTCAGTATCAATGAACATCCAATCaggtcacagagagagagtgacatcACACCTGAACACTCACCCTGTTCGTACGACGTGAAGCGCTGAGCGGCGCCCTGCACCGCCTTGATCCGCTCAGCCTGAGCAGAGATGTCAGCCTCCACCAGAGTGTGTTTCTGGAGCAGGTCCAACACGTCGTGGAGATGTTTGCCGCTGTCCTGAGAGTGCAGACGCCCCTGAAACACGCACGCCACCACGTTTAATACACTGAcatattatattaatacataAACTGTCTGAGGAAGAAAACGAGACGAATTAATGAGGCGTGACAGTTCACGGCTTCAGTTTCACTTCATTAACCTGAATAATCTGTTAACGATGTTACCAAAGAGATCAACAGGTGATGGAGGACAGCAGAGGCCGGTGGAGACGTTTGTAACATGTTTGAAGGTGAAGCTCCTCCTACCTTCATGTCGGCCATCCAGTCCATGATGTAACGCATCTCCTGGAACAGCCTCTGCAGGTCTCGGTGTGCGTTGAGTCTCTCTCTGCGAGCagccagcagctccttcaggtACTCCCACAGTCGCAGCACGTTATCGCGCCGTGCGATGATGCGCCGCACGTCGTGGTAACCCTCGGCTTCCAGCTCTTTGGCCACCGCCTCCACGGCCGCCACGCGCTCCCAGTACGCCCCGATGTCCGTCTCTATGGCCTCGTGTTTACGGGTGGCGGCCTCCACTGCTCCCAGGTCAGTCCCGAAGTTATCCTGTGACAGAGGAAGGTGAGGTTACCACAggaagtcatcatcatcatgttccTGTAGCTGACGTCTGTCTCTACCTGAGACACCAGCCTCTGGTTCTCGCTCAGCCACGTCTCCCTCATCGCCGCCTTACGGTCAAAACGAGCAGCGAGcatctccagcttctcctgacgAATCAGCTCGTTTCTCAGAGCCAGCTCGCGTTCGTGCTCCGCCTTCTCCAGGCGCTCCCATGCCTGACCAATGAGAGCACAGAGAACACAGGAAGTTAGTGACACCTGGAACACCTGCAGACGTGAATGATGACGTGTGGTCGGTGACATCACA encodes the following:
- the sptbn2 gene encoding spectrin family protein isoform X2, with translation MEWEHREHREHREHREREPCLSPAAFVNQVQYSNILEGRFKQLQDEREAVQKKTFTKWVNSHLGRVTCRIGDLYTDLRDGRMLIRLLEVLSGEQLPKPTKGRMRIHCLENVDKALQFLKEQKVHLENMGSHDIVDGNHRLTLGLIWTIILRFQIQDISVETEDNKEKKSAKDALLLWCQMKTAGYPNVNIHNFTTSWRDGMAFNAIVHKHRPDLIEFDNLKRSNAHYNLQNAFNVAEKELGLTKLLDPEDVNVDQPDEKSIITYVATYYHYFSKMKALAVEGKRIGKVLDYAIEADQLIEKYETLASELLQWIEQTIVTLNDRQLANSLSAVQNQLQAFNSYRTVEKPPKFTEKGNLEVLLFTIQSKMRANNQKVYMPREGKLISDINKAWERLEKAEHERELALRNELIRQEKLEMLAARFDRKAAMRETWLSENQRLVSQDNFGTDLGAVEAATRKHEAIETDIGAYWERVAAVEAVAKELEAEGYHDVRRIIARRDNVLRLWEYLKELLAARRERLNAHRDLQRLFQEMRYIMDWMADMKGRLHSQDSGKHLHDVLDLLQKHTLVEADISAQAERIKAVQGAAQRFTSYEQAYKPCEPGLVSEKVDLLGQSYDELGQLAGNRRERLEDSRRLWQFMWDLGEEAAWIREQEQILASGDCGRDLTSALHLLSKHEAFRDEMAARYGPLSNSIAAGEALINEGHFGAPEVTERIQDIQAQWAHLEETTKLREQSLKEAVALHQFQTDANDMEAWIMETLRQVSSQEVGHDEFSTQTLARKQREIEEEIQSHHPVIDSLHEQVQALPEAYLHYPEVDGRLPAIEQRYEELESLSAARRQALEGALALYRMFSEAGACQLWVEEKEQWLDGMEIPTKLEDLEVVQQRFETLEPEMNNLSSRVSDVNQVAEQLLSSDNCNKDQIHQTRDQLNNRWKEFEQLAGQKKQGLESALNIQNYHLECNEIQTWMREKTKVIESTQGLGNDLAGVMALQRKLTGMERDLEAIQGKLDDLRNEAEKLAKEHPDQAGEIQGRLTEIQEVWEELNTTMKRREESLGEASKLQGFLRDLDDFQSWLSRTQTAVASEDIPTSLPEAESLLAQHESIKNEVDNYKEDYEKMRAVGEEVTQGQTDAQHMFLAQRLQALDTGWHELRRMWENRHSLLAQAFDFQTFLRDAKQAEAFLNSQEYVLSHTEMPTSLQGAEEAIKKHEDFLTTTEASEEKITGVVEAGRRLINDCNANSDKIQEKVDSIQERHLKNKEAANELLTKLKDNRELQHFLQDGQELTLWINEKMLTAQDMSYDEARNLHSKWQKHQAFMAELQSNKDWLDKIDKEGQALVAEKPELKPVVQQTLEDLQRQWEELEGTTQTKAQCLFDANRAELFTQSCSALDVWLKNLEGQLQSDDYGKDLTSVNILLKKHQMLEHQMDVREKEVQSLQSQALALSQEDAGLTEVHDQEQRVTDNFSNLQEPLRLRRQQLLASKEAHQFNRDLEDEILWVKERMPLATSTDHGKDLPTVQLLIKKNQTLQKEIQGHQPRIDDIHRRGQTQSQVDGERQSVLEERLVELRELWDQLIAETDKRHARLIEANRAQQFYADAAEAEAWMGEQELHMMSEEKAKDEQSALVMVKKHQTLEQALEDYAQTIHQLANSSRLMVTSEHPESERITLRQAQVDKLYAGLKDLAEERRGRLQERLRLTQLKREVDDLEQWIAEREVVAGSHELGQDYEHVTMLRDKFREFARDTSTIGQERVDGVNGLADDLIESGHPENASVAEWKDGLNEAWADLLELIDTRTQMLAASYELHRFHQDAMEVLGRVKEKREGLPSDLGRDLNTVQHLHRQHNTFENDIQALSGQVNQVQDDAARLQKAYAGEKADDINRSEHAVTSAWEALLEAGQARRLLLLDTVEKFRFFNMVRDLMLWMDGVNLQIDAHDSPRDVSSAGLVIANHQDIKSEIETRADSFTACIEMGNSLINNNHYASDEIREKLTQLQEKRDRINKKWQDKMDHLQIVLEVLQFGRDAYVAESWLAGQEPLVRAAELGTNVDEVESLIKRHDAFEKLAAAWEDRFILLEKLTTLEEQEIQRRLEEEERARRPPTPPPAEEVVQSETESHAHDSAARTSLDQTTLNQSVSVNGVHSDNDTSQLSLSLSLSAGKKSEPKRVCKPKQPDRGSESESVNGPGRDSGLASSRLEQSATLPSRGGAESEPETMEGMLCRKQEMESHSKKAATRSWQNVYCVLRKGSLGFYKDGKSASNGIPYHSEVPISLGEAVCEVAHDYKKRKHVFKLRLGDGKEFLFQAKDEAEMSSWIRSIHSSIPSGPADSPGGPQVLSRAMTMPPISPSSGDTGGVTMRNKDGKEKDREKRFSFFGKKK